In the genome of Candidatus Krumholzibacteriia bacterium, one region contains:
- the galT gene encoding galactose-1-phosphate uridylyltransferase, translating to MQEIRKDPILGRWVIIASERNNRPTDLAVHRELPVGGVCPFCYGSESHTPPEVLAFRPGQPFPNAPGWQVRVVPNKYPALRIEGELGRRAVGMYDMMNAIGAHEVVIESPLHQVQLADLPLEQVTCVLDAYVQRVQDLKQDRRFRYILVFKNQGAEAGATLEHAHTQIIATPVVPKRVSEEIEGARRHFDLHERCVFCDILSEETRAGVRIVAENETFVALEPFASRFPYETWILPRAHAPHFESLSRPALERLSEILRETLRRLDVTLERAPYNYVLHTSPSNGHEVAEYYHWHLEIMPKLTKVAGFEWGSDFYINPTPPEEAALVLRQARVD from the coding sequence ATGCAGGAGATTCGCAAGGACCCCATCCTCGGGCGTTGGGTCATCATCGCCTCCGAACGCAACAACCGCCCCACGGACCTCGCGGTCCACCGCGAACTGCCCGTGGGCGGGGTCTGTCCGTTCTGTTACGGCAGCGAGAGTCACACGCCGCCGGAGGTCCTCGCTTTCCGCCCGGGGCAGCCGTTCCCCAACGCTCCGGGCTGGCAGGTGCGGGTGGTGCCCAACAAGTATCCGGCGCTGCGCATCGAGGGCGAGCTCGGCCGGCGCGCCGTGGGCATGTACGACATGATGAACGCCATCGGCGCCCATGAAGTGGTGATCGAGTCGCCGCTGCACCAGGTGCAGCTCGCCGACCTGCCGCTGGAGCAGGTGACCTGCGTTCTCGATGCCTACGTGCAGCGTGTGCAAGACCTCAAGCAGGACCGACGTTTCCGCTACATCCTCGTCTTCAAGAACCAAGGCGCGGAAGCGGGTGCCACCCTGGAGCATGCACATACCCAGATCATCGCCACGCCGGTGGTGCCGAAGCGGGTCAGCGAGGAGATCGAAGGCGCCCGCCGCCACTTCGACCTGCACGAGCGTTGCGTCTTCTGCGACATTCTGAGCGAAGAGACCCGGGCCGGCGTGCGGATCGTGGCGGAGAACGAGACCTTCGTCGCCCTCGAGCCCTTCGCTTCCCGCTTTCCCTACGAGACCTGGATTCTGCCGCGGGCCCACGCCCCGCACTTCGAATCCCTGAGCCGCCCGGCCCTGGAACGCTTGAGCGAGATCCTGCGCGAGACGCTGCGCCGCCTCGACGTCACCCTGGAGCGCGCCCCCTACAACTACGTCCTGCACACCTCGCCGAGCAACGGCCACGAGGTGGCCGAGTACTACCACTGGCACCTGGAGATCATGCCCAAGCTCACCAAGGTGGCGGGCTTCGAGTGGGGCAGCGATTTCTACATCAATCCGACGCCGCCGGAAGAAGCGGCGCTGGTGCTGCGCCAGGCGCGGGTCGACTGA
- a CDS encoding glycosyltransferase yields MRILLANKFLNPRGGAERAVLDLGAALQARGHRVAWFGMQHPQNAVSGADVALVRRREYRGSGTQPLRDGAAMLYSFEARRKFATLLQRSQAQVVHVHNIYHQLTPSILDAAAAAGVPVVMTVHDYKLVCPRYDLLRHGVPCDACMHEGFLACLRFRCGGSWAASAWLAAEALLHQARRSYAVVQRFLVPSRFMQAMLQRGGIEAERLQYLPNFAPAVSAGPETPVPQRFVYAGRLSPEKGLRTLVRAASRLPAGSLVLCGSGPLEPELRELAAAAPPGRVVFCGQLSAAALWQEMRAASFVVLPSECLENAPFAVLEAMALGRAVLASQVGGVPELVRPGETGELLPPGDVEAWRRGLEVAIAQPERWRQLGLGARRAVEHRHGLTQHVEAVERIYTEVCG; encoded by the coding sequence ATGCGCATACTCCTGGCCAACAAGTTCCTGAACCCCCGCGGCGGTGCCGAGCGCGCCGTCCTCGATCTGGGCGCGGCGCTCCAGGCGCGCGGCCATCGGGTGGCGTGGTTCGGCATGCAGCATCCGCAGAATGCCGTCTCGGGCGCCGACGTCGCCTTGGTCCGCCGGCGGGAGTACCGCGGCTCGGGCACGCAACCCCTGCGCGACGGCGCTGCCATGCTCTACTCCTTCGAGGCACGCCGGAAGTTCGCGACGCTGTTGCAACGCAGTCAGGCGCAGGTCGTGCACGTCCACAACATCTACCACCAGCTCACTCCCTCCATCCTCGATGCCGCCGCCGCGGCGGGCGTGCCCGTGGTGATGACCGTGCACGACTACAAGCTCGTCTGCCCGCGCTACGACCTGCTGCGCCACGGGGTGCCCTGCGACGCCTGCATGCACGAGGGTTTCCTCGCTTGCCTGCGCTTTCGTTGTGGTGGCTCCTGGGCGGCGAGCGCCTGGCTCGCCGCGGAAGCGCTCCTGCACCAGGCACGTCGGAGCTACGCCGTGGTGCAGCGCTTCCTGGTGCCGAGCCGTTTCATGCAAGCCATGCTGCAGCGCGGCGGTATCGAGGCAGAGCGCTTGCAGTACCTGCCCAACTTCGCTCCGGCGGTGAGCGCCGGTCCCGAGACCCCGGTGCCGCAGCGCTTCGTTTACGCCGGGCGCCTGAGTCCGGAGAAGGGCTTGCGCACCTTGGTGCGCGCTGCGTCTCGCCTCCCGGCCGGCAGCTTGGTTCTCTGCGGCAGCGGGCCGCTCGAGCCCGAGCTCCGCGAGTTGGCGGCGGCCGCACCGCCAGGCCGCGTGGTGTTCTGCGGTCAGCTCTCGGCGGCGGCGCTCTGGCAAGAAATGCGGGCAGCGAGCTTCGTCGTTCTGCCCTCCGAGTGCCTGGAGAACGCTCCCTTCGCCGTGCTCGAGGCGATGGCGCTCGGACGCGCGGTCTTGGCTTCCCAAGTCGGCGGTGTCCCCGAGCTGGTGCGGCCCGGCGAAACCGGCGAGCTCTTGCCGCCGGGGGATGTCGAGGCCTGGAGGCGTGGCCTAGAGGTGGCGATCGCGCAACCGGAACGCTGGCGGCAGCTGGGCCTCGGCGCACGCCGCGCCGTGGAGCACCGGCACGGTCTGACGCAACACGTCGAGGCTGTGGAGCGCATCTACACGGAGGTTTGCGGGTGA
- a CDS encoding glycosyltransferase family 4 protein, with product MKDESEPGASEAAAFRPLRIAMLGSKGIPAQHGGIERHVEEIAARLVRRGHTVDVFTRGHHPSRERTWEGVRLQRRPSLNTKHLDAASHTALCALEVALRPRYDILHLHGIGPGLFLPWAGRRVRTVFTYHAQDWRQRKWGRVARWSLRQGERTALRHADAVIAVSRLLQEYIRQTYGRSAHYIPNGATFRDQPGDAALRRWQLSARGYFLFVGRILPDRGLGTLLEAFTALDTPQRLVVVGDVHVSPEAMQALQRGADGRVVFTGYLQDEPLQQLYAHATALVHPSEVEGLPLAVLEAMAHARPVVVSDIAENLEAVGSTGITFPVGNPDALQAVLAQLLAHPEQAESLGLQARARVLSSYNWDDIAGATERLYLALV from the coding sequence GTGAAGGACGAGAGCGAGCCGGGCGCGTCCGAAGCGGCCGCGTTCCGGCCGCTGCGCATCGCCATGCTGGGGAGCAAGGGCATCCCGGCGCAGCATGGTGGAATCGAGAGGCACGTGGAGGAAATCGCGGCGCGCCTCGTGCGTCGCGGCCACACCGTCGACGTCTTCACCCGCGGCCACCATCCGAGCCGCGAGCGCACCTGGGAAGGCGTGCGCTTGCAGCGGCGGCCGAGCCTGAACACCAAGCACCTCGACGCCGCCTCGCACACGGCGCTCTGTGCCCTGGAAGTGGCTCTGCGCCCACGCTACGACATCCTGCACCTGCACGGCATCGGACCAGGCCTCTTCCTCCCCTGGGCGGGCCGGCGCGTGCGCACCGTCTTCACCTACCACGCGCAGGACTGGCGGCAACGCAAGTGGGGAAGGGTGGCGCGCTGGTCGCTCCGGCAAGGGGAGCGCACTGCGCTCCGGCATGCCGACGCCGTCATCGCCGTGTCACGATTGCTGCAGGAATACATCCGGCAGACTTACGGGCGCAGCGCCCATTACATCCCGAACGGTGCCACCTTCCGCGACCAGCCCGGCGATGCGGCGCTGCGGCGCTGGCAGCTCTCGGCGCGAGGCTACTTCCTCTTCGTCGGCCGCATCCTGCCGGACCGCGGCCTGGGTACTTTGCTCGAAGCCTTCACCGCCTTGGACACGCCACAGCGCCTCGTCGTCGTCGGCGATGTGCACGTCTCGCCCGAAGCGATGCAAGCGCTGCAACGCGGGGCCGATGGGCGCGTCGTCTTCACCGGCTATCTGCAGGACGAGCCGCTGCAGCAGCTCTACGCCCATGCCACGGCGCTGGTGCATCCCTCCGAGGTGGAGGGCCTGCCGCTCGCTGTTCTCGAAGCCATGGCGCATGCCCGTCCGGTGGTGGTGAGCGATATCGCCGAGAACCTCGAAGCGGTGGGCTCGACCGGGATCACCTTCCCGGTCGGGAATCCAGACGCTCTCCAGGCGGTTCTGGCGCAGCTCCTGGCCCACCCCGAGCAGGCCGAATCCCTCGGTCTTCAGGCGCGCGCTCGGGTCCTTTCGTCTTACAATTGGGACGACATCGCCGGGGCCACGGAGCGGCTCTACCTCGCTCTCGTTTGA
- the glgA gene encoding glycogen synthase GlgA, which translates to MHRVVLAAAEAVPFAKTGGLGDAVGALAAALADTGLEVTVVLPAYGSIGPERHGLRRLPGSMQVPLGDRVESFSLLAGRFPATAALVVLVEHPGFFHRAGIYGDPGTGQEYPDAAARWIFFSRALLAALPRLGPAPDVLHLNDHHCALAAAYRAAGDDGTLAQTAIVLGLHNLGYQGAYDASQFALTGLPGAFMAPFGPVEFWGRMNTLKAGLVFADAVITVSPTYAREIQESAEYGHGLEGVLRSRGDAVHGILNGIDERIWDPTRDPHLPATYGLNALSGKATCKRTLQEKSGLPVSTATPLFGMVSRLVEQKGVDLLLDGLDPILELPLQLVLLGRGDPAFEARLRERARARPERLAVHLDYDDALAHWIEAGSDFFLMPSRYEPCGLNQMYSMRYGTIPVVRRTGGLADTVQDWDGQNGTGFVFAPYTAPALLESVRRACRAFQNPAHLAALRRAGMQQDFSWRRSARRYRQVYDLAATQRRQGLAGSRR; encoded by the coding sequence GTGCACCGCGTCGTCCTCGCCGCCGCCGAGGCAGTGCCTTTCGCCAAGACCGGGGGCCTGGGCGATGCCGTCGGCGCCCTGGCGGCGGCTCTTGCCGACACCGGCCTCGAGGTCACCGTGGTGCTGCCGGCGTACGGCAGCATCGGCCCGGAACGACACGGTCTCCGCCGTCTGCCGGGCAGCATGCAGGTGCCGCTCGGTGATCGCGTGGAAAGCTTCTCGCTCCTCGCCGGCAGGTTCCCCGCCACGGCGGCGCTCGTCGTCCTCGTCGAGCACCCGGGCTTCTTCCACCGCGCCGGCATCTACGGCGATCCCGGCACGGGGCAGGAGTACCCCGATGCGGCGGCGCGCTGGATCTTCTTCAGCCGGGCACTGCTCGCCGCGCTGCCGCGGCTCGGCCCGGCGCCCGATGTGCTGCATCTGAACGATCACCACTGCGCCCTGGCAGCTGCCTACCGCGCCGCGGGCGACGACGGCACGCTGGCGCAGACAGCCATCGTTCTCGGCCTCCATAACCTCGGCTACCAGGGCGCGTACGACGCGAGCCAATTCGCCCTCACCGGGCTTCCCGGCGCATTCATGGCACCCTTCGGCCCGGTCGAGTTCTGGGGACGCATGAACACGCTCAAGGCCGGCCTGGTGTTCGCCGACGCCGTGATTACCGTGAGCCCTACGTACGCGCGGGAGATCCAGGAAAGCGCCGAGTACGGCCACGGCCTGGAAGGGGTGCTGCGCAGCCGCGGCGACGCCGTGCACGGGATCCTGAACGGCATCGACGAGCGGATCTGGGACCCAACGCGGGATCCGCACCTGCCCGCGACCTACGGTCTGAATGCTCTCTCCGGCAAGGCCACCTGCAAGCGCACCCTGCAGGAGAAGAGCGGCCTGCCCGTGTCGACGGCGACACCGCTCTTCGGGATGGTGTCGCGGCTGGTGGAGCAAAAAGGCGTGGACTTGCTCCTCGACGGCCTCGACCCGATTCTGGAGCTACCGCTGCAGCTCGTGCTCCTCGGTCGCGGTGACCCCGCCTTCGAGGCGCGGCTGCGGGAGCGCGCCCGGGCCCGGCCCGAACGTCTGGCGGTGCACCTCGACTACGACGACGCCCTGGCGCACTGGATCGAAGCCGGCAGTGATTTCTTCCTCATGCCGTCGCGCTACGAGCCTTGTGGCTTGAATCAGATGTACAGCATGCGCTACGGCACTATTCCCGTGGTCCGCCGCACCGGGGGACTGGCAGACACGGTGCAGGACTGGGACGGGCAGAACGGCACCGGTTTCGTCTTCGCTCCTTACACCGCGCCAGCGCTGCTCGAGAGCGTCCGCCGCGCCTGCCGCGCCTTCCAGAACCCGGCGCATTTGGCGGCCCTGCGTCGCGCCGGCATGCAGCAGGATTTCTCCTGGCGGCGTTCGGCGCGCCGCTATCGCCAGGTCTACGATCTCGCGGCGACGCAGAGGCGGCAGGGACTCGCCGGGAGCCGGCGCTGA
- a CDS encoding SPOR domain-containing protein yields the protein MGWGRGWSGWTLACVCVSLAGCGSWTLRQHGTTSAAPPPQPSTYSWQQEGQFPAPAPVAPAAASADASPSEPGPTYEIPPTAGLSSDASFSVESLPARGTVATPANSGGVPGYRIQVFASRAREAAETLRDELTTQTQSPVYLDSEPPFFKVRVGDCESEAACQALQEELRGAGYASAFTVPARIVSP from the coding sequence ATGGGATGGGGACGTGGGTGGAGCGGGTGGACCCTCGCTTGCGTGTGCGTGAGCCTCGCCGGCTGCGGGTCCTGGACTCTCCGGCAGCACGGGACGACCTCGGCGGCGCCGCCGCCGCAGCCGTCGACGTATTCGTGGCAGCAAGAAGGGCAGTTCCCGGCACCGGCGCCGGTCGCGCCCGCAGCAGCCAGTGCGGACGCGAGCCCGTCGGAGCCCGGACCAACCTATGAGATCCCGCCGACGGCGGGCTTGAGCAGCGACGCGTCGTTCAGCGTCGAGTCGTTGCCGGCGCGGGGCACGGTGGCGACGCCGGCGAACAGCGGCGGTGTGCCGGGGTACCGCATCCAGGTGTTCGCCAGCCGGGCGCGGGAGGCGGCGGAGACGCTGCGCGACGAGCTCACGACCCAAACCCAGAGCCCCGTCTACCTCGACTCCGAGCCGCCCTTCTTCAAGGTCCGCGTCGGGGACTGCGAGAGCGAGGCCGCCTGCCAGGCCTTGCAGGAAGAGTTGCGCGGCGCCGGCTACGCCTCGGCTTTCACCGTACCGGCACGGATCGTCTCTCCCTAG